The genomic region CCAGAGTCTCCCCAACAGCTCCAGACCGCTCTCACTGCTGGATGGAGTTATTAGGGCAGATGACCGCAGTGATTGTCCACTTGACCTGGAGATGCTAACTCCGGACTTTCTCTGTTATATGGTCTTAGAGAGATTATAGTGAggagagctgttttttttttttttttttttttttttaatctcctcaaAAAGGATTGTAAAGTCAATTTTAAAAGGTATATCTCTATTATTgttcattgttattatttagtgGTTTGAATACTTACCCAACTCTAATTAGCAATTACTTTTCACTGTCCTCACAAGATAAGCAATACTAGGGTGTCCCCATCTTCTGGATCAAGGACGTGAGAAGTCAAAAAGAACTTATTTTAAATGTCACAGTAGTTTTCCTTaaactagtttttttttccccaatatttgtTTGTCACATGGATGCAGAAGAGTCTTTCCCTctagtttaaacatttttaaacagtagAAAGTGAGTTCTTAGTTCTCTGGAAataaaaaactctttaaaatactTCTCATATCAAGTAACATCACCTATTTGACTTTGGAGCACAGCTTCTGTTCTTGTATCTATATTTGTGTTAAATTAGAAAGAGTTGTGACTCAAattttttatactattttttatacttttgtgtAGTAACATGTCAAAAGATCAGGTATCTTGTAATATTAAACTTCTGTTAACCAAATTATatgctattttataataaagctgtTTTCATGGATAAGTATAGGAAAATGCTAAAAACCACTTTTAGGGCACTTTCCAGATTTTTTGTGAATTGTGCtcattatacacatacacacaatgagcACTTCCTTGCCATTCACCTGTAATCAAGCTGAAATTAACCTGCAGGGGGGAGTTTGGGTGACAGTAGAGAATAAACCATTCAGTAGCTATTACATATATATCTTATTCCAAACTCTTAGACCACAGAATTAAAATAACTCATGTAATAGAAAACCAGACACTAATTATGCAGAATCATCAATTAAGTCTGTGTTTGAACAAGCGTAAGCTAGATCAGTTGTATTCATTTGTTtgcattttgtaatattttaaaaataaaatatatttgcttaAGTGGAAAACTTTCAATACCAGGAGAATGGATATAAGTGTGGTACATTTTTATAACGGTGAAAATGAACCTGCATGGACATAGGAGATGCCCAGAAACATATTGTTAGGGGGGAGAAAGAGCTGAAAGGTATTATagtatgataccacttacataaagttcaaaaacaagtCACTGCATACAAATGTGGTAAAACTGTATAGGAAACAAGGGAAGGACAGTAAAAAGAAGAGGAGTTACCTGGAATGGGGTGGAGTGGAGAGAGGAGAGCATCCATCAGAAAGTGACCAAGGGGCGTCTCGATGGTGCTGCTAGGGTTGTCTTCTTAAAGTTGGGTGGTGGTTTTACAGGTACTCATTCATTGTTATGCTTTATGCCTTGCATGCAAGTTACACTCTGTTATGTATCTGTTTCTAATTCAGAAaactgttataaatattttcacacaTTTCCTGTTCTTATTAAAGCTTAAGTCTTTCTCTTCCAGCAAAATTCCCTCTTCCATTTTGATTAATTTTGATGCCACCATTGAAGCTTTCTTATAAAATCTTTAAGcgtaaaatatttgtaaattaaattaatttttaaagtattttatttttcatttatattcttctAAACGACATAAAGCTTCtagatgcatataagttaatagggactggaaataaaaacatgaaaattaaacattaaaaataaaataacagaaatggaaTAATCCTCCCTAGCTTGTGGAGACCCACTTTGAATTAAgcattatgttaaaaaaattttttcacttaaatGTAAGCAGCCATCataaattttttaatactttctgAGTTTCTTATACAGTTTCCTTGTGCCCCCCTCCATCTCTGCATCATCTGTTCCTTCATCCTGTACTTCTTCATTCCCAGTCTCCAAATATCCAAAACACTGCCTCATTTGTCGTCTTCTCCCGGTCTTGACACAGAGGTAATCTGTTTCTCCTTTGAGCTGCTTTGACACTTGGTCTGTCTTACGGTCCTGATCACTTTCCACATGCCGCCCACCTACACGGTTTCTTCCGCTGAACTGTAAGGTCTTTTAGGTTGTGGTTTATTCCTGACTTCCTCCAGTAGCCCTTTCAGCCTTTATCATCGTGCATGGTAGATGCGGCGTAGTTAATATTGTGCGGGAGGAAAGAATATGACCCCACAACAACTTGGTCAGGTTGGCAGGACAAGTAACATTAGCCCCTTTTGAGAGGTGAGAAGACAGCCTCCGAGAGGGTGAGAGAGTGCCTCGGGCCCATTGCTCTGCGATGCCCGCACGCCTGTGGAGACACCGCGTCTCTGAGGCCAAGCTGAGTGTCACGATGTCACCACGCCACTTCTCAAAGTGGCTGTCCTCAAGTCAGCAGACGGGAGAGAGAAGTAGCATATGAACTATTAAAAAGTATtcttttctgtcatttctgaggtTAGCAGTTTACATGCTAACCCATCTCTTGGTTttgagaggggtgtgtgtgcgcgcatgtacacaagaggaggagaagaagagaaaggcagtATTTAGTCAAGTTAGGAAAAGAATTCAGGAAGCAGAGGGCAAAGAGGAAATCCTTAGCAGACTTCAGATCCTGCATTTAGGGCCATGTCGCTCAGAAGGAAAACAGTTCATGTGTCTCCTGTCACTGGTCGCCACTCTTCAAACAAAGACGGCACATGTATTTGGAAGGTCCTAGAAAACTTAACCACTCTACTCTCTAACAGCTGTcaataatttcctttctttcctagAAATCATGTCTTGAAGCgttgtttttttttatccttagggtatttttttaatatatatattttaataacacttcttttttcttccttccccagaagaagaagaggagcaGGTGCCCACAGATGGAGGCACGTCAGCAGAAGCCATGCAGGTTCCCTTGGAAGAAGACGACGAGCTGGAGGATGAGGAGATTATTAATGATGAGAACTTCTTGGGTAAGAGACCTCTGGACAGTCCGGAAGCTGAAGAAATGCCCGCGATGAAGCGGCCACGCCTGCTAAGCACCAAGGGGGACGCCCTGGACGTGGTGGTACTGGAGGCTCGAGAGCCGCTCAGCTCGCTGAACCCCCAGAAGATCCCTCCCATGCTGTCCCCCGTCCACACCCAGGACAGCACGGACCCAGCTCCTCCATCACCAGAGCCGCCAATGTTAGCGCCAGTGGCAAAATCACAGATGCCAACTGCAAAACCGTTGGAAGCAAAGTCATTTACACCCAAAACAAAGACTAAAACCAGTTCTCCAGGACAGAAGACGAAATCACCCAAAATGATTCCGTCACCAGCCATGGTCGGAAGTCCTATTCGGTCTCCAAAAACtatatccaaagaaaagaaatctccTGGACGTTCCAAGAGCCCCAAGAGCCCCAAGAGCCCCAAGGTCATGACTCACATTCCCCAAGTACCTGTCAGACCTGACACACCCAACAGGACTCCTTCAGCCACAATAAGTGAGAAAGTCAGCAAAGAGGCTATTCAGGTGAAACAGATACAAGCACTGCCTGATGctgggcgactgaacaatgaGAGTCAGCTCAGAAAGGCTGTCATCACCGACAAGACCATCGACGACTCCATCGATGCCGTGATCGCACGGGCTTGCGCGGAACGCGAGCCCGATCCTTTTGAGTTCTCTTCTGGGTCTGAATCAGAAGGAGACATTTTTACCAGCCCTAAGAGAATTTCAGGTTCAGAATCTGCTACCCCCAAAGCCTCCACCTCCTCCAATAATTTCCCCAAGTCCGGGTCCACCCCTCTGCCTCTTTCAGGCGGAACTTCAAGTTCGGACAATTCGTGGACAATGGACGCGTCCATCGACGAGGTGGTTCGGAAAGCCAAGATGGGGACCCCTCCTAGCATGCCCCCCAGCTTCCCTTACATTTCCTCCCCTTCggtctctcctcccacccccgagCCCTCGCACAAGGTGTACGAGGAGAAACCCAAACCACCCGCCTCCTTGGATGTCAAAAAGAAGTTGAAAAAGGAACTGAAGAcgaagatgaagaagaaagagaagcagcGAGATAAGGAGAGGGACCGGgacaaaagcaaagagaaaagcaaagacaaggagaaagggaaggagaaggagaaagacagggaggccAGCAAGGAAGCCAAATATCCCTGGAAGGACTTTCTCAAAGACGAAGAGGCCGATCCCTACAAGTTTAAGATAAAAGAGTTTGAAGATGTGGATCCAAAAGCCAGGTTGAAAGATGGGATGgtgaggaaggaaaaggagaagcacaaagacaagaaaaaagaccGAGAAAAGGGCAAAAAGGACAAAGAGAAGCGGGACAAAGAGAAAGCGAAAGAGAAAGGCCGCGAGGAGAAGCTGAAGGCCACCCCGGCCCCGCTGGTCCTGCCCCCCAAGGACGTGGCGCTGCCCCTGTTCAGCCCCGCCGCCGCCATGCGCATCACGGCCGTGCTGCCCTCCCTGACGCCCGTGCTCCCCGAGAAGCTCTTCGAGGAGAAGGAGAAGCCcaaggagaaggagaggaagaaggacaaaaaggagaagaagaaaaagaaggagaaagaaaaggagaaggagaagaaggagaaggagagggagaaggagaagcgagagagagagaaacgggagaaggagaaggagagacaCAAGCATGAGAAAGTAAGCGCCTTACCTTCGGGGCCCCTTTGCACCCTGTCCCGGTGGGAGACGCAGGCAGAGCCAGCAGTGAGCGGTCTGTCCGTCCCGATGTAGATCACCCGCGGCTTCACCGGAAGCTGGCCTGTAATGTGTttacaaaactttattttaattctCAAACCCATGAACCAGTCATCAGCCTCcgcctccccctgccctgccctgcccccgtACACCAGAAAACATTCAAAATTCATAGCCTGAGAGGAATCCAATCCACAGGCCATCATATCTCACTAATCTCTGGCTAGTTTAAAAAGATCCGTAATCTCTTCAAttgtaaatagtatttttttttttacaattatcaAATCTGCTGCATACCGATCTGTACCCAAATAGCAGATACCTGGAAAAGGCAGCACCTCATTTTCTCAGAGCAGGCGAAACCATGGCCCTGCCCTCCTAAGAGGACAGCAAGGTCCACGGGTCTTCGCTCCCTGACGCGGCTCTCTGCTTGGTGAGCCGTTTTGCAAGTATTTAAAGTCATACCTGTCTTCTACCTTCTGTTAACACGTCTTatccttttgttttctgctttaatAAGATGAGGACACGTCTTTTGAGTATCTGGCTCATCTGACAGCCTGGTTAGTGGGTTAGTGGGGAGAAACTAATGCTGAGTATTTTCCATGTAAGTAGCTCAGGCTTCCATGGAACACAGTCTAAGAAACCGATGAATCCATCGACACATCCTGCGGGAAGGACCTTGAGCCCTGGGGCACAGGGTGTGACCTCTGCCTTGGGAGCTTTGCTCTCTCCCCGCCATTCTTTGGATTACAGTGGTTGACTGGTTGATCAGacaatttcttttaaactttcttaAAAAGTGTCCAAGTATTCCTGCTGCCATACACACAGACCCTCAAAGAGCCTCTCCCTGCCCTCTGGGAGCATCCCTCTTTGAGGCTGGCTACAAAATCATACCCAGTAATTTTTCCCATATGGTAAAGTGTGCTGTATTTGACCTACAGCAGCTCCATAATCCATCCTTCTGCACTGATTTTCATTTCAGACTTAACTGGGAAAATTAGTTTAGCTGATGAGCTCACCAAGATAATCTCACATTTTCCTGCCTAACTTTATTCTTTCTCTGTTC from Muntiacus reevesi chromosome 2, mMunRee1.1, whole genome shotgun sequence harbors:
- the TAF3 gene encoding transcription initiation factor TFIID subunit 3; translated protein: MCESYSRSLLRVSVAQICQALGWDSVQLSACHLLTDVLQRYLQQLGRGCHRYSELYGRTDPILDDVGEAFQLMGVSLHELEDYIHNIEPVTFPHQIPSFPVSKNNVLQFPQPGSKDAEERKEYIPDYMPPIVSSQEEEEEEQVPTDGGTSAEAMQVPLEEDDELEDEEIINDENFLGKRPLDSPEAEEMPAMKRPRLLSTKGDALDVVVLEAREPLSSLNPQKIPPMLSPVHTQDSTDPAPPSPEPPMLAPVAKSQMPTAKPLEAKSFTPKTKTKTSSPGQKTKSPKMIPSPAMVGSPIRSPKTISKEKKSPGRSKSPKSPKSPKVMTHIPQVPVRPDTPNRTPSATISEKVSKEAIQVKQIQALPDAGRLNNESQLRKAVITDKTIDDSIDAVIARACAEREPDPFEFSSGSESEGDIFTSPKRISGSESATPKASTSSNNFPKSGSTPLPLSGGTSSSDNSWTMDASIDEVVRKAKMGTPPSMPPSFPYISSPSVSPPTPEPSHKVYEEKPKPPASLDVKKKLKKELKTKMKKKEKQRDKERDRDKSKEKSKDKEKGKEKEKDREASKEAKYPWKDFLKDEEADPYKFKIKEFEDVDPKARLKDGMVRKEKEKHKDKKKDREKGKKDKEKRDKEKAKEKGREEKLKATPAPLVLPPKDVALPLFSPAAAMRITAVLPSLTPVLPEKLFEEKEKPKEKERKKDKKEKKKKKEKEKEKEKKEKEREKEKREREKREKEKERHKHEKIRVEAVVPAPSPVIPRLTLRVGAGQDKIVISKVVPAPEAKPAPSLNRPKTPPPAPAPAPAPMHVTPAPVPLPLLAPASAPLAGMPAPAPAASGAASSKAPVRSVVTETVSTYVIRDEWGNQIWICPGCNKPDDGSPMIGCDECDDWYHWPCVGIMAAPPEEMQWFCPKCSNRKKDKKHKKRKHRAH